TTTGTATGCAAAGATTTTAGCTTACCCCGCAAAGTCAATGGATGAAACTCAGACAGTTGAAACGTCAATCATGCAATATGCAGAAGATTTACGAGAGGCAGGTAGGTTCGCCAACGCAGGAGATATGTTCCTCGCTGTTGCAAATTTAGCGCAAGGAACTCATCGAGCGGAAGCTGCATATAAAGCAGGAGTTGTATATGCACGAGTTGGGCTTTTTGAAAAAGCTAAAACAGCATGGTTACTTGCTGCCAACGATACTAATGACAAGCGTTTCTCTTCGTTAGCAAGCGAAAGACTAGATCGCTTGAGTAAGTAAACAGTAAAGTATCTTGTGGAGGTTTGTTTATGAGTGAAGTGCGTCCTGTGGGATTGTTTGACTTAGATTCCCCAAATTACGGAACACATCAAGGTAACAATGCTTTAGAAGGGCGTAGTATTCATCCAAATACAGTTCCTTCAGAAGCTGACAATAGAATTTCTGAAGAAGAAATGCTCCGTCATTATCCCACTCGAGATGAAAAAGTATTTAAATTACTTGAGGTAGCAAGAACTATTGCTCCAACAAAAGTGCCAATTTTGATAACAGGTGAGAGTGGTACTGGAAAAGAAACATTTGCAAAAGCAATTCATATTGCTGGAGGAAGAGAAAGAGGGCGTTTTATTGTTGCGAACAGCTCAAATATTCCTGCAAATTTCTTCGAGATGGAGCTCTTTACGACACAACGTAGTTCACATGACTATAATCAGGGTGCAATAAATAGACCAATTGAAACTTGTTCACTTATGCTTGATGAAGTAACAGAATTAGATTCTGCTATGCAATTAAAACTTCTAAGAATATTGAAAGAACAAGATATCAATAAAGGGGCTATAAGAAGAGGAACTGCTGCGGACGCAAGAATAATTGCTTGTAGTCATAAAAATATTCAAGATGAAGTAAATGCACAAAGATTTAGAAATGATTTATTTTTTAAACTTCATGTGATTCATTTAGAGATTCCATCTTTAAGACAAAGATTAGTTGATATAGATTTTTATTCTGAAATATTTTTAAGAGAATTTAATATTCAATTCTCTAAAAATGTTCAATTATCACCAACAGCAAAACAAGCATTAAGAACTTATACTTGGCCAGGGAATACAAGAGAGCTTAGAAATGTTATTCAACGTTCTGTTTTATTGTCTACAAGAGACTATATTGGTGTTGAAGAACTTCATTTAATGCGTGCAAATAGTCGTACAGAAGTTGCTATGGGTGAACCATTACCGCAAGTTACTTTAATGGAACTTGAGCAAAGACTTATATTACAAACATTAAGAAGAATGAATGGTAACAGAACCCATACTGCGAAAGCACTTGGAATTTCTTTAAGAGCTTTGCGCTATAAACTTAATGAATTAGTTGAGTGCGGTTATGAAGTAGAGGGGAAAAATGTATGAGTACCGTAATTGGGAACCAAATATTTGGTAAACCCGATGCTGTTCTTGAAGAAAGTTTAAACCAAAGATTAAAAAGACAAAACGTTAATGTTGCTAATATTACAAATTCTCTTACACCAGGATATAGAGCGCTTGGATTTGATTTTGAAAAACAACTCCAAGCAGCAATTGGATCAGACAAAGACTTAATAATGAAAGTAAGTGATTCAAGGCATATTAAAGCCCCTGGAATGGGAGCAGATGGAGTTTTAAAACCTGATATGTATGTAAAACCAACAGAAAGTATAGGAAATGATGGGAATACTGTTGATGTCGATCAGGAAATGACTGAAGTTGCAGGAAATCAAATTATTTATAAAGCAACAATAGAAACATTAAATAGAAAATTAGGAATGTTACGTTATGCAATTAATGGCGGAAAGTAACAATACAATTGTTTTAGTGGAGTTTAATTTATGAGTTTTATAGAAGGTCTAAAAATTAGTGCTTCTGGATTGTCCGCAGAAAGAATTAGAATGAATGTTATTTCTTCTAATTTAGCTAATGCTAATACTTCGA
This is a stretch of genomic DNA from Pigmentibacter ruber. It encodes these proteins:
- a CDS encoding sigma-54-dependent transcriptional regulator, encoding MSEVRPVGLFDLDSPNYGTHQGNNALEGRSIHPNTVPSEADNRISEEEMLRHYPTRDEKVFKLLEVARTIAPTKVPILITGESGTGKETFAKAIHIAGGRERGRFIVANSSNIPANFFEMELFTTQRSSHDYNQGAINRPIETCSLMLDEVTELDSAMQLKLLRILKEQDINKGAIRRGTAADARIIACSHKNIQDEVNAQRFRNDLFFKLHVIHLEIPSLRQRLVDIDFYSEIFLREFNIQFSKNVQLSPTAKQALRTYTWPGNTRELRNVIQRSVLLSTRDYIGVEELHLMRANSRTEVAMGEPLPQVTLMELEQRLILQTLRRMNGNRTHTAKALGISLRALRYKLNELVECGYEVEGKNV
- the flgB gene encoding flagellar basal body rod protein FlgB, which encodes MSTVIGNQIFGKPDAVLEESLNQRLKRQNVNVANITNSLTPGYRALGFDFEKQLQAAIGSDKDLIMKVSDSRHIKAPGMGADGVLKPDMYVKPTESIGNDGNTVDVDQEMTEVAGNQIIYKATIETLNRKLGMLRYAINGGK